One stretch of Glycine soja cultivar W05 chromosome 7, ASM419377v2, whole genome shotgun sequence DNA includes these proteins:
- the LOC114418660 gene encoding beta-glucosidase 44-like — protein MELSDVISDIIISSLHKNKVTVSLFTLHSFTHCVVSCVSTNMVSLTPLCFFFAVLIAGGSVIRCAAGADAAAELETVRFDTGGLSRETFPKGFLFGTATSAYQVEGMAHKDGRGPSIWDLFIKKPGIVANNGTGEVSVDQYHRYKEDIDLMASLNFDAYRFSISWSRIFPNGTGQVNWKGVAYYNRLINYLLEKGITPYANLYHYDLPLALEERYNGLLSRQVVNDFADYAEFCFKTFGDRVKNWMTFNEPRVVAALGYDNGFFAPGRCSKEYGNCTAGNSGTEPYIVAHNLILSHAAAVQRYREKYQEKQKGRIGILLDFVWYEPLTRSKADNLAAQRARDFHVGWFIHPLVYGEYPTTIQNIVGNRLPKFTSEEVKIVKGSIDFVGINQYTTYYMYDPHQAKPKVPGYQMDWNAGFAYAKNGVPIGPRAYSYWLYNVPWGMYKSLMYIKERYGNPTVILSENGMDDPGNVTLPKGLHDTTRINYYKGYLTQLKKAVDDGANVVGYFAWSLLDNFEWRLGYTSRFGIVYVDFKTLKRYPKMSAYWFKQLIAKKKY, from the exons ATGGAGCTCAGTGATGTGATCAGTGACATTATTATCTCTTCTCTTCACAAAAACAAAGTAACAGTGTCACTCTTCACTCTTCACTCATTCACTCACTGTGTTGTGAGTTGTGTGAGCACCAACATGGTGTCTCTGACTCCgttatgtttcttttttgcCGTGTTGATCGCTGGGGGGTCAGTGATCCGGTGTGCCGCGGGTGCAGATGCGGCCGCGGAGCTCGAAACGGTGCGTTTTGACACCGGGGGTTTGAGCAGAGAGACTTTTCCGAAAGGCTTCTTATTCGGAACGGCGACGTCTGCGTACCAAGTGGAGGGTATGGCCCACAAAGACGGTCGCGGCCCAAGCATTTGGGACCTCTTCATCAAAAAACCCG GGATTGTTGCAAATAATGGCACGGGAGAAGTTTCTGTTGATCAGTACCATCGCTACAAA GAAGATATAGATCTCATGGCCAGCCTGAATTTTGATGCCTACCGGTTCTCAATCTCGTGGTCCAGAATTTTTCCAA ATGGAACTGGCCAAGTAAATTGGAAAGGTGTAGCATACTACAATAGGCTGATCAATTACTTGCTAGAAAAAG GTATTACTCCATATGCAAATCTCTACCATTATGATCTTCCTTTAGCACTTGAGGAGAGGTACAACGGATTATTGAGCCGGCAGGTTGT GAATGATTTTGCAgattatgcagaattttgtttCAAGACTTTTGGAGATAGAGTTAAGAATTGGATGACGTTTAATGAACCTCGTGTGGTGGCTGCTCTTGGCTATGATAATGGTTTCTTTGCCCCTGGAAGATGCTCAAAAGAATATGGGAATTGTACAGCTGGCAACTCAGGCACTGAGCCTTACATTGTTGCCCACAATTTGATATTGTCACATGCAGCTGCTGTTCAAAGATACCGAGAGAAGTATCAA GAAAAGCAAAAGGGAAGGATTGGGATCCTCTTGGATTTTGTTTGGTATGAGCCTCTTACAAGATCAAAGGCCGACAATTTAGCAGCTCAAAGAGCCAGAGACTTTCATGTTGGATG GTTCATTCATCCCCTTGTTTATGGAGAGTATCCAACAACCATTCAAAATATTGTTGGGAATAGACTCCCCAAATTCACTAGTGAAGAAGTTAAAATCGTGAAGGGTTCGATAGATTTTGTTGGAATCAACCAATATACTACGTACTACATGTATGATCCTCATCAAGCAAAACCTAAAGTCCCAGGCTATCAAATGGACTGGAATGCAGGATTTGCTT ATGCAAAGAACGGAGTGCCTATTGGTCCAAGG GCTTATTCTTATTGGCTTTACAACGTACCATGGGGCATGTACAAATCATTGATGTACATAAAGGAACGTTATGGAAACCCAACTGTGATCTTATCCGAAAATG GCATGGATGATCCGGGTAACGTGACTCTTCCCAAGGGTTTGCATGACACCACAAGGATAAACTATTACAAAGGCTATTTGACTCAACTAAAGAAGGCAGTTGATGATGGAGCTAATGTGGTTGGATACTTTGCATGGTCATTGCTGGATAACTTTGAATGGAGGTTGGGTTACACATCAAGGTTTGGCATTGTCTATGTTGATTTCAAAACCCTCAAGAGATACCCTAAGATGTCAGCATACTGGTTCAAGCAACTCATTGCCAAAAAGAAGTACTAA
- the LOC114418659 gene encoding exonuclease 1, with translation MGIKDLLRFMKPYIEPVHIKKYAGKRVGIDAYSWLHKGAYSCSMELCLDSNSERKLRYIDYFMHRVNLLRFYKITPVVVFDGCNVPCKAATEEERNRKRRANRELAMAKLKEGNVGAASELFQRAVSITPVMAHKLIQTLKSEKIEFVVAPYEADAQLAYMSQLGVENGGVAAVITEDSDLIAYGCPAIIFKMDRHGNGERIELEKVFSAESGRPSFRSFNMKLLTGMCVLAGCDFLPSVPGIGIARAHALVSKYRNLDRILSVLKIEKGDQMPEDYAKSFQEAVAVFEHAQIYDVNSKELKHMNPLPENFLGSLDGKFDFLGPEIPPSIVTAIAEGNLNPSTKKAFDKSECSRFPLQPIDLQSIDQVRKAEVPAPSRQGSSFSIITSHYTRESNAVARLSDKDKYSNEALALHKLIMPLGNNGTEEKTIISDFTPLKFPDNNPFRIRKNEGTYQTKDTVQKVSFASNMGYTDLCMSPDDFEEKGSENLSRKRKFQNFCSDKVEATDELFSGVTEVEKSDIPCMAVESPESINSDQTKKIADLKGRSESNKQSKRSNSKKTGSNNITLLSFFSRV, from the exons ATGGGCATCAAGGATCTTCTGAGGTTCATGAAACCTTACATTGAACCTGTCCACATCAAGAAGTACGCTGGAAAACGC GTGGGTATTGATGCGTATTCATGGCTTCACAAAGGGG CTTATTCGTGTAGTATGGAGCTTTGTCTGGATTCTAATAGTGAAAGGAAGTTGCGGTACATTGACTATTTTATGCATAGAGTGAACTTGCTTCGCTTCTATAAAATAACTCCAGTTGTTGTTTTTGATGGTTGCAATGTTCCTTGCAAGGCCGCAACTGAGGAAGAGAGAAACag GAAAAGAAGGGCTAATCGTGAATTGGCAATGGCGAAGCTCAAAGAAGGGAATGTTGGTGCAGCTTCAGAGCTCTTCCAG AGAGCTGTGAGTATTACTCCCGTTATGGCACATAAGCTAATTCAG ACCCTAAAATCAGAGAAGATTGAGTTTGTTGTAGCTCCatatgaagcagatgctcagtTAGCGTACATGTCTCAGCTTGGAGTAGAAAATGGTGGAGTTGCAGCGGTGATCACAGAAGATAGTGATCTAATAGCATATGGCTGTCCAGCT ATTATTTTTAAGATGGACCGTCATGGGAATGGTGAAAGAATTGAGTTAGAGAAAGTGTTTTCTGCTGAGTCTGGTAGACCTTCATTTCGGAGTTTCAATATGAAACTCCTCACAG GTATGTGCGTCTTAGCTGGCTGTGATTTTCTTCCATCTGTTCCTGGAATTGGTATTGCTCGAGCTCATGCTTTAGTTTCCAAGTATCGGAACCTAGATCGT ATCTTGTCTGTTCTTAAGATCGAGAAAGGTGACCAAATGCCTGAAGATTATGCCAAATCCTTTCAAGAGGCTGTTGCGGTTTTTGAGCATGCTCAAAT ATATGATGTCAATTCTAAAGAGCTCAAGCACATGAATCCTCTTCCAGAAAATTTTCTTGGGTCACTTGATGGAAAATTTGATTTCTTGGGACC AGAAATTCCTCCATCAATAGTCACAGCAATAGCTGAAGGAAACTTGAATCCGTCAACTAAGAAAGCCTTTGATAAGTCTGAATGTTCTAGATTTCCTCTACAGCCCATTGATCTCCAAAGCATTGATCAAGTCCGGAAAGCTGAAGTTCCTGCACCATCTAGACAGGGGAGTAGCTTTTCAATCATCACCTCTCATTACACCAGAGAAAGTAATGCAG TGGCAAGGCTTTCAGATAAAGATAAGTATTCCAATGAAGCATTAGCACTTCATAAACTAATCATGCCATTGGGAAATAATGGAACAGAGGAAAAGACTATTATATCTGATTTCACTCCTTTGAAGTTTCCTGACAACAATCCATTCAGGATAAGAAAAAATGAGGGAACATATCAGACAAAGGACACTGTACAAAAAGTTTCTTTTGCCAGCAACATGGGATATACCGACTTATGCATGTCTCCAGATGACTTTGAAGAAAAGGGGTCTGAGAATCTCTCAAGGAAAAGGAAATTTCAGAACTTTTGCTCAGATAAAGTTGAAGCCACTGATGAACTGTTTTCAGGAGTGACTGAAGTAGAAAAATCTGATATTCCATGCATGGCTGTGGAATCCCCCGAAAGTATAAATTCTGATCAGACTAAGAAAATTGCCGATTTGAAAGGAAGAAGTGAAAGTAATAAGCAATCCAAGAGAAGCAACAGCAAGAAAACGGGGAGTAACAACATAACTCTTTTGAGTTTCTTTTCTAGAGTGTAA